A genomic window from Triticum urartu cultivar G1812 chromosome 7, Tu2.1, whole genome shotgun sequence includes:
- the LOC125520295 gene encoding O-fucosyltransferase 15-like isoform X2, with product MLTRLLALAAHALAEADNRPEPKDLWKEPINATLWKPCSDQRDWEASGNISSSEGTNGYIIISANGGINQQRVAICNAVTISRLLNATLVIPKFLYSNVWLDKSQFRDIYQEDYFIKYLKPDIRIVKELPLELQSLDLEAIGSLVNDTDVMKESKPSIYVKKILPILLKNRVVHFVGFGNRLSFDPIPFQLQRLRCRCNFHALRFVHKIQETGALLVERLQGHMPHLSPLQDNLLGHFAGKSIPSGNRNESSKYLAVHLRFEIDMVAYSMCYFGGGKDEEEELEMYRQIHFPALTEIKRTTKLPSAAFLRSEGKCPLAPEEAVLMLAAIGFKRRTSIYIAGAEIYGGRHRMAAISRLYPALVTKETLLSPSELEPFRNFSSQLAALDFIACASADAFAMTDPGSQFSSLVQGYRMYYGGGDLPTLRPNKRRLASILVKNATIEWKEFETRVNKLIQQTKQVHERPIARSIFRHPRCPECMCRTDN from the exons ATGCTCACACGCTTGCTCGCTTTGGCGGCCCATGCTTTGGCAGAG GCAGATAATAGGCCAGAACCCAAAGACCTATGGAAAGAGCCAATAAATGCTACTTTGTGGAAACCTTGCTCTGACCAAAGGGATTGGGAAGCATCAGGCAATATCAGTTCATCAG AGGGAACCAATGGTTACATCATCATCAGTGCAAATGGTGGAATAAACCAGCAAAGGGTAGCA ATCTGCAATGCCGTTACCATATCCCGGTTGCTCAACGCAACTCTTGTCATTCCAAAGTTCTTGTACAGTAATGTTTGGCTGGACAAAAG CCAGTTTCGAGATATATATCAGGAGGATTATTTTATCAAATATTTGAAACCTGATATTCGGATTGTGAAGGAGCTTCCTTTGGAGTTGCAATCGTTAGATTTGGAGGCAATTGGTAGCCTT GTTAATGATACAGATGTCATGAAAGAGTCAAAGCCAAGTATATATGTAAAAAAGATACTACCAATTTTACTGAAGAACAGAGTTGTCCACTTTGTAGGATTTGGCAACCGCTTATCTTTTGACCCGATACCTTTTCAACTTCAG AGATTGCGATGCAGATGTAACTTTCATGCTCTTCGTTTTGTACACAAAATACAAGAAACTGGTGCATTACTTGTAGAGAGATTGCAAGGCCACATGCCCCATCTGTCGCCTTTGCAAGATAATCTTTTAGGTCATTTTGCTGGGAAATCCATCCCTAGTGGGAACAGGAACGAGTCGTCCAAATATCTAGCAGTTCATCTCAGATTTGAGATTGATATGGTTGCATACTCAATGTGTTACTTTGGTGGTGGGAAAGATGAGGAAGAGGAATTAGAGATGTATCGTCAAATTCATTTTCCTGCTCTGACAGAAATCAAGAGGACAACAAA GTTGCCCTCTGCTGCTTTCTTGCGATCTGAAGGCAAATGCCCCCTTGCACCTGAAGAAGCTGTGCTTATGCTCGCTGCTATTGGTTTCAAGCGCAGGACTAGTATATATATTGCAGGTGCTGAAATTTATGGAGGGAGGCATAGGATGGCTGCCATAAGTCGCCTTTATCCTGCTTTAGTAACTAAAGAAACACTTCTGTCCCCATCGGAGCTTGAACCATTCAGAAACTTCTCATCGCAG TTGGCAGCTCTGGACTTTATTGCATGTGCATCAGCTGATGCATTTGCTATGACTGACCCAGGCAGCCAGTTCTCTTCTCTTGTTCAAGGATACCGCATGTACTATGGTGGTGGGGACCTTCCCACATTAAGACCAAACAAGCGTCGCCTAGCCAGCATACTTGTGAAGAATGCCACAATAGAGTGGAAGGAATTTGAAACAAGAGTAAACAAACTCATACAGCAAACTAAGCAAGTCCATGAGAGGCCAATTGCGAGGAGCATATTCAGACATCCGCGTTGTCCAGAGTGTATGTGCAGAACAGATAATTGA